One genomic window of Rhizomicrobium sp. includes the following:
- the wrbA gene encoding NAD(P)H:quinone oxidoreductase translates to MPKVLVLYHSAYGHIEQMAEAVAQGAREAGAQVDIKRVPELVPEAVAKASHFKLDQKAPVAKIEELADYDAIIVGVGTRFGRMASQMTSFLDQAGGLWAKGALHGKVGGAFTASATQHGGNETTLFSIITNLLHFGMVIVGLDYGHAAQMTLDEIVGGSPYGASTIAGGQGQRQPSEADLIGARYQGRRIAETARKLHG, encoded by the coding sequence ATGCCCAAGGTTCTTGTTCTCTATCACTCGGCCTATGGCCATATCGAGCAGATGGCCGAAGCGGTCGCGCAAGGCGCCCGCGAGGCCGGCGCGCAGGTCGACATCAAGCGCGTTCCTGAACTTGTCCCCGAGGCGGTCGCCAAGGCATCGCATTTCAAGCTCGATCAGAAGGCGCCGGTGGCGAAGATCGAGGAGCTTGCCGATTACGATGCGATCATCGTCGGCGTCGGCACGCGGTTCGGCCGCATGGCGTCGCAGATGACGAGCTTCCTGGACCAGGCCGGCGGCCTCTGGGCCAAGGGCGCCCTGCACGGCAAGGTCGGCGGCGCGTTTACCGCGTCCGCCACCCAGCACGGCGGCAACGAGACCACCCTGTTCTCGATCATCACCAATCTGCTGCATTTCGGCATGGTGATCGTGGGTCTCGACTACGGCCACGCGGCGCAGATGACGCTCGACGAGATCGTCGGCGGCTCGCCCTATGGCGCCTCGACGATCGCCGGCGGCCAGGGCCAGCGCCAGCCGAGCGAGGCGGATTTGATCGGCGCCCGCTATCAGGGCCGCAGGATCGCCGAGACGGCGCGCAAGCTTCACGGATAG